One region of Cloacibacillus sp. An23 genomic DNA includes:
- a CDS encoding biotin/lipoyl-containing protein, translating into MSRKYRVTVNGKAYDVDVEELGAGAAPAIAPVPAPAPVAAPAPVAAPAPAPAPAPAPAAAPAPAAPAAPVPAGEGTITAPMPGKVLKILVQPGTAVTAGQLVLILEAMKMENEIYTTVAGTVQQLCCKEGDTVSTGDALIVVA; encoded by the coding sequence ATGTCACGCAAATACAGAGTAACGGTAAACGGCAAAGCATACGATGTGGACGTTGAAGAACTCGGAGCCGGCGCGGCCCCCGCGATTGCGCCCGTACCCGCTCCCGCGCCCGTAGCGGCCCCTGCCCCTGTAGCGGCTCCGGCTCCTGCGCCCGCCCCGGCCCCTGCGCCCGCGGCGGCTCCCGCTCCCGCTGCGCCCGCCGCGCCGGTACCCGCCGGCGAAGGCACGATAACAGCCCCGATGCCCGGTAAGGTCCTCAAGATACTCGTCCAGCCCGGCACCGCCGTCACCGCCGGACAGCTCGTCCTCATCCTCGAAGCCATGAAGATGGAGAACGAAATCTACACGACCGTCGCTGGCACCGTCCAGCAGCTCTGCTGCAAAGAAGGCGACACCGTCAGCACGGGCGACGCGCTGATCGTAGTCGCTTAA
- a CDS encoding OadG family transporter subunit — MNGSISSFFVGVPGGLIMSFIAFSIVFIVIIGLMLVMMGMKHVSGAIDGIGKKPAAPAAPSPAAPAAAPAAPAPAQEQAVAVAAAAAAAAADDDELLAVITAAIAAECGPTARVISYSPVKAPAASAWKSVGRLQNTEGLY; from the coding sequence ATGAACGGTTCCATCAGCTCCTTCTTCGTCGGAGTTCCCGGCGGGCTTATAATGTCGTTTATCGCGTTCAGCATAGTCTTCATAGTCATCATCGGCCTTATGCTCGTAATGATGGGAATGAAGCACGTCTCCGGCGCGATCGACGGCATCGGCAAAAAGCCGGCCGCTCCCGCCGCTCCCTCGCCCGCCGCTCCGGCTGCAGCCCCCGCTGCGCCGGCGCCGGCGCAGGAACAGGCAGTGGCCGTCGCGGCGGCGGCCGCAGCGGCTGCGGCAGATGACGACGAGCTGCTCGCCGTCATAACGGCTGCGATAGCCGCAGAGTGCGGCCCGACGGCGCGCGTAATTTCCTACAGCCCGGTAAAAGCCCCCGCCGCTTCCGCGTGGAAGAGCGTCGGCAGGCTCCAGAACACGGAAGGCCTTTACTAA
- a CDS encoding acyl-CoA carboxylase subunit beta — MAEKTIDELCASLIEKREKAALGGGEKAIAKQHDKGKMTARERINAVLDPGSFVEIDEFVEHRCTNFGLDKTTFLGDGVVTGYGTIDGRIVYVFSQDFTVMGGSLGEMHAQKICKVLDLALTNGAPCIGINDSGGARIQEAVDALSGYGKIFFRNVKASGVIPQFSIIAGPCAGGAVYSPALTDFIFMVDKIGIMHITGPAVIKSVTGEDVTSEQIGGAMAHNAHSGCAHFFAKTEAECYAQVRKVMSYLPSNNMEEPPFVETGDDPNRTDMGLREIVPTNPNRGYDVRDVIKKVVDNGDFCEVQELYAKNIVTGFARVGGRVIGIIANQAKFMAGCLDIDASDKASRHIRICDSFNIPIVTFEDVPGYLPGLNQEMGGIIRHGAKLLYAYSEATAPKITIVMRKAYGGSYLGMCSKDLGADVVLAWPQAQIAVMGAEGAANIIFRKEIEAAEDKAAKRAEKIEEYKESFANPYRAAQRGFVDRVILPEETRPALYQALVMTESKSELRPKRKHGIMPN; from the coding sequence ATGGCGGAAAAAACGATTGACGAACTGTGCGCCTCTCTCATCGAAAAACGAGAGAAAGCGGCTCTCGGCGGAGGCGAGAAGGCCATCGCCAAACAGCACGACAAAGGCAAGATGACCGCGCGCGAGCGCATCAACGCAGTTCTTGACCCCGGCAGCTTCGTGGAGATAGACGAATTCGTCGAACACCGCTGCACCAACTTCGGACTTGACAAGACGACGTTCCTCGGCGACGGCGTCGTGACGGGCTACGGTACGATAGACGGACGCATCGTCTACGTATTCAGCCAGGACTTCACCGTCATGGGCGGCTCGCTCGGCGAGATGCACGCCCAGAAGATATGCAAGGTCCTCGACCTCGCCCTCACCAACGGCGCGCCCTGCATCGGCATCAACGACTCGGGCGGCGCGCGTATACAGGAAGCTGTAGACGCGCTCTCCGGCTACGGAAAGATATTCTTCCGCAACGTCAAGGCGAGCGGCGTCATCCCGCAGTTCTCGATAATAGCCGGCCCCTGCGCTGGCGGAGCCGTCTACAGCCCGGCGCTTACAGACTTCATCTTCATGGTCGATAAAATCGGCATCATGCACATCACCGGACCGGCGGTCATCAAGTCCGTCACCGGCGAGGACGTGACCTCCGAGCAGATAGGCGGAGCGATGGCCCACAACGCGCACTCCGGCTGCGCCCACTTCTTTGCGAAGACCGAGGCCGAGTGCTACGCTCAGGTACGCAAAGTCATGAGCTACCTGCCCAGCAACAACATGGAAGAGCCTCCCTTCGTCGAGACCGGCGACGACCCGAACCGCACGGACATGGGCCTTCGCGAGATCGTCCCGACGAATCCGAACCGCGGCTACGACGTCCGCGACGTCATCAAAAAGGTTGTTGACAACGGCGACTTCTGCGAAGTGCAGGAACTTTACGCGAAGAACATCGTAACGGGCTTCGCGAGAGTCGGCGGGCGCGTCATCGGAATCATAGCCAACCAGGCGAAATTCATGGCCGGATGCCTCGACATCGACGCCTCCGACAAGGCGAGCCGCCACATCCGCATCTGCGACTCCTTCAACATTCCTATCGTAACGTTTGAAGACGTCCCCGGATACCTCCCCGGACTCAACCAGGAAATGGGCGGAATCATCCGTCACGGCGCGAAGCTGCTCTACGCCTACAGCGAAGCGACCGCTCCGAAGATCACCATCGTCATGCGCAAGGCCTACGGAGGATCGTACCTCGGCATGTGCAGCAAGGACCTCGGCGCCGACGTCGTGCTCGCTTGGCCGCAGGCCCAGATAGCCGTCATGGGAGCCGAAGGCGCCGCGAACATCATCTTCCGCAAGGAAATTGAAGCCGCCGAGGACAAAGCCGCCAAGCGCGCCGAAAAGATAGAGGAATACAAGGAATCCTTCGCCAACCCGTATCGTGCGGCGCAGCGCGGATTCGTCGACCGCGTCATACTTCCCGAAGAGACGCGTCCGGCCCTCTACCAGGCCCTTGTAATGACCGAGAGCAAGAGCGAGCTCCGCCCGAAGCGCAAACACGGCATAATGCCCAACTAA
- the mce gene encoding methylmalonyl-CoA epimerase: METKIIDHIGIAVNSIDEAMKFWEGALGVKCHGVEEVAEQKVKTAFLPIDDSEIELLEGTSEDSPVSKFIAKNGQGIQHIAIRVADIEAALAELKEKGVRLIDEKPRRGAGGAKIAFLHPKATGGVLLELCQRD; the protein is encoded by the coding sequence ATGGAAACAAAAATAATAGACCACATCGGCATAGCTGTAAACAGCATCGATGAAGCGATGAAGTTCTGGGAAGGCGCTCTCGGCGTGAAATGCCACGGCGTCGAAGAAGTCGCCGAGCAGAAGGTCAAGACGGCTTTCCTGCCCATAGACGACTCCGAGATCGAACTTCTCGAGGGCACGAGCGAGGACAGCCCGGTCAGCAAATTCATCGCGAAGAACGGACAGGGCATCCAGCACATAGCGATACGCGTCGCCGATATCGAAGCGGCGCTCGCCGAGCTCAAAGAGAAGGGCGTCCGCCTGATAGACGAGAAGCCGCGCAGGGGCGCGGGCGGAGCGAAGATAGCCTTCCTCCACCCGAAGGCGACCGGCGGCGTGCTCCTCGAGCTCTGCCAGCGCGACTAA
- a CDS encoding cobalamin B12-binding domain-containing protein, translating to MDRKIRVVVAKPGLDGHDRGAKVIARAFRDAGMEVIYTGLRQTPEQIVNTAIQEDADAIGISILSGAHDYCFKTIINLLKEKHADDIIVFGGGVIPETDYPTLLGYGAGAIFGPGTPTSETIEWLEKAVAEKRAKEAK from the coding sequence ATGGATCGTAAAATCCGCGTAGTTGTTGCGAAACCCGGACTCGACGGACACGACCGCGGCGCGAAGGTCATCGCGAGAGCCTTCAGGGACGCCGGCATGGAAGTCATATACACCGGTCTCCGCCAGACCCCGGAGCAGATAGTCAACACCGCCATTCAGGAAGACGCAGACGCCATCGGCATCAGCATCCTTTCCGGCGCTCACGACTACTGCTTCAAGACGATAATCAATCTCCTCAAGGAGAAGCACGCCGACGACATCATCGTCTTCGGCGGCGGCGTCATTCCCGAGACCGACTATCCGACGCTGCTCGGGTACGGCGCGGGGGCCATCTTCGGCCCCGGCACCCCGACTTCCGAGACCATCGAATGGCTCGAAAAGGCCGTAGCCGAAAAGAGAGCGAAAGAGGCGAAGTAG
- a CDS encoding methylmalonyl-CoA mutase family protein: MFEPTQLQEVAEGKKAYEAAVEKVLTKGPERKANFTTGGGIPLKRTYTPEDVNGVDYAKDLGFPGVYPYTRGVQPTMYRGRFWTMRQYAGFATAEDSNKRYRYLLSQGTTGLSVAFDLPTQIGYDSDDPMAVGECGKVGVAIDSLADAEILFDGIPLDKVSTSMTINAPASILLAMYIAVAEKQGVPMNALAGTIQNDILKEYIARGTYIFPPKPSMRLITDIFDFCSRNIPKWNTISISGYHIREAGSTAIQEVAFTLADGIAYIEAAIKAGQDPNVFGKRLSFFFNAHNDFLEEVAKFRAARKVWAHIMKERFGVTNPSAQMLRFHTQTAGCTLTAQQAENNIVRVAIQTMAAVCGGTQSLHTNSLDEALALPTDKSVRIALRTQQIVAYESGITNVVDPLAGSYAIEALTKEIEEGALAYIKEIDDLGGMMAAIEKGYPQKHIQDAAYDYQKSIESEDRIIVGVNKFHIDEDMTERKLLKVDASVGENQIKKLREMKEKRDNVRVKTTLDAVREGAKGDANLMPLILDAVHAYATEGEICGVLREVFGEYKENVVL, encoded by the coding sequence TTGTTCGAACCAACACAGCTCCAGGAAGTAGCAGAAGGAAAGAAGGCCTACGAAGCGGCGGTCGAGAAGGTTCTCACCAAAGGCCCCGAAAGAAAGGCCAACTTCACGACCGGCGGAGGCATCCCGCTTAAGAGGACGTACACTCCCGAAGACGTGAACGGCGTGGATTACGCGAAGGATCTCGGATTCCCCGGCGTCTATCCCTATACTCGCGGCGTTCAGCCCACGATGTACCGCGGACGCTTCTGGACGATGCGCCAGTACGCCGGCTTCGCCACGGCGGAGGATTCCAACAAGCGCTACCGTTACCTTCTGAGCCAGGGGACGACCGGCCTTTCAGTCGCGTTCGACCTTCCGACCCAGATAGGCTACGACTCGGACGACCCGATGGCGGTCGGCGAGTGCGGCAAGGTCGGCGTCGCGATAGACAGCCTCGCCGACGCCGAGATACTTTTCGACGGTATCCCGCTCGATAAAGTCTCGACCTCGATGACCATCAACGCGCCCGCGTCGATACTCCTCGCCATGTACATCGCAGTCGCGGAGAAACAGGGCGTGCCGATGAACGCCCTCGCGGGAACCATCCAGAACGACATACTCAAGGAATACATCGCGCGCGGCACATACATTTTCCCCCCCAAGCCGTCGATGCGCCTCATCACCGACATTTTTGATTTCTGCTCGCGCAACATTCCGAAGTGGAACACTATATCCATCTCCGGCTACCATATCCGCGAGGCCGGCTCGACCGCCATTCAGGAAGTCGCCTTCACGCTCGCGGACGGCATCGCCTACATCGAAGCCGCCATCAAGGCCGGACAGGATCCGAACGTATTCGGCAAGCGCCTTTCGTTCTTCTTCAACGCGCACAACGACTTCCTCGAAGAGGTCGCGAAGTTCCGCGCTGCGCGCAAGGTATGGGCGCACATAATGAAGGAGCGCTTCGGCGTCACCAACCCGAGCGCGCAGATGCTCCGCTTCCACACCCAGACGGCGGGCTGCACGCTCACCGCTCAGCAGGCGGAGAACAACATCGTCCGCGTCGCCATTCAGACGATGGCCGCGGTCTGCGGCGGCACGCAGTCGCTGCACACCAACAGCCTTGACGAAGCGCTCGCGCTGCCGACCGACAAGAGCGTCCGCATAGCGCTCCGCACGCAGCAGATAGTAGCATACGAGTCCGGCATCACCAACGTCGTAGACCCGCTCGCCGGAAGCTACGCCATCGAAGCTCTGACTAAGGAGATCGAGGAAGGCGCGCTCGCCTACATCAAGGAGATAGACGACCTCGGCGGAATGATGGCCGCCATCGAAAAAGGCTATCCGCAGAAGCACATCCAGGACGCCGCCTACGACTACCAGAAGTCGATAGAGTCCGAGGACCGCATCATCGTCGGCGTCAACAAGTTCCACATCGACGAAGATATGACCGAGCGCAAGCTCCTCAAGGTGGACGCGAGCGTCGGCGAGAACCAGATCAAGAAACTTCGCGAAATGAAGGAAAAACGCGACAACGTGAGAGTCAAGACCACCCTCGACGCGGTGCGCGAAGGCGCGAAGGGCGACGCAAACCTCATGCCGCTCATCCTCGACGCGGTCCACGCCTACGCCACTGAAGGCGAAATCTGCGGCGTTCTCCGCGAAGTCTTCGGCGAGTACAAAGAGAACGTGGTTCTTTAG
- a CDS encoding FprA family A-type flavoprotein: MQNAIKITDSIYWIGGNDRETDLFEGLWTLPRGVAYNAYFINDEKTAVIDTIKADKLSDYMERLVSGLPEGRTIDYLIVDHMEPDHSGSISIMRRLYPEMKIVGNKKTLEMIDAFYGIKDGTVEVKEGDVLDLGHHKLTFAMIPMVHWPESMVTYDTTEKVLFSTDAFGGFCALEGGIFDDELDMSLYEDETLRYFANIVGRYSAPTQKAIAKVRGLDLKIICPAHGPILRSNPKHIVDLYDKWSKQETDEGVVVVYGSMYGNTKLMTDAIARAACEAGVKDVIVHDASRSNLSCIVRDVWKYRGLVLGSCTYNTELYPPVATLCRTLKNKMMKNRYLGICGSYSWSKGALAELQVFAEQGGDWKLVEPTIEVKSCPKEPDLELCRELGRNMAAAVKSPRE; this comes from the coding sequence ATGCAGAACGCTATAAAAATCACCGATTCGATATACTGGATAGGCGGCAACGACCGTGAGACGGACCTCTTCGAGGGACTCTGGACTCTGCCGCGCGGCGTCGCCTACAACGCCTACTTCATCAACGACGAGAAGACCGCCGTCATCGACACCATAAAGGCGGACAAGCTCTCTGACTATATGGAGCGCCTCGTCTCCGGGCTCCCGGAGGGACGGACGATAGATTACCTCATAGTCGACCACATGGAACCCGACCACTCCGGCTCCATAAGCATCATGCGCCGCCTCTACCCCGAGATGAAGATAGTCGGCAACAAGAAAACGCTCGAGATGATCGACGCATTCTACGGAATAAAAGACGGGACGGTAGAGGTCAAAGAGGGCGACGTGCTCGACCTCGGACATCACAAGCTCACCTTCGCTATGATACCGATGGTCCACTGGCCCGAGAGCATGGTCACATACGACACGACGGAAAAGGTACTCTTCTCAACCGACGCCTTCGGCGGCTTCTGCGCTCTCGAGGGCGGCATCTTCGACGACGAGCTCGATATGAGCCTCTACGAAGATGAGACGCTGCGCTATTTCGCGAACATCGTCGGGCGCTACTCCGCACCGACGCAGAAGGCCATCGCCAAGGTGCGCGGCCTCGACCTAAAGATAATCTGCCCCGCCCACGGCCCGATACTCCGCTCAAACCCGAAGCACATTGTAGACCTTTACGACAAGTGGAGTAAACAGGAGACTGACGAGGGCGTCGTCGTCGTCTACGGCTCGATGTACGGCAACACGAAGCTGATGACGGACGCGATAGCGCGGGCCGCCTGCGAGGCCGGCGTCAAAGACGTCATAGTACACGACGCCTCGCGCTCCAACCTCTCCTGCATCGTGCGCGACGTGTGGAAGTACCGCGGCCTCGTGCTCGGGAGCTGCACCTACAACACGGAGCTTTATCCGCCGGTTGCGACGCTCTGCCGCACCCTCAAGAACAAGATGATGAAGAACCGCTATCTCGGCATCTGCGGCTCCTACAGTTGGAGCAAAGGCGCGCTCGCGGAGCTTCAGGTATTCGCGGAGCAGGGCGGCGACTGGAAGCTCGTCGAGCCGACCATCGAAGTCAAGTCCTGCCCGAAGGAGCCTGACCTCGAGCTCTGCCGCGAGCTCGGCAGAAACATGGCTGCGGCGGTAAAATCCCCGCGGGAATAG
- a CDS encoding RsiV family protein — translation MRKTPKYLAAAAALLLAASAGTGAASAREINVQVSSLGVYESKYEGCEARIVTPLVTGLAMDSIQKEVNTMLAEKALEMQERYELEVIELMDDPFAGRGAHTGWLMDYRIIDGDPRFLTLDVVEMNTVGSSSTKRTIMNFDRETGMPVTLGEFFNPRANYVKVVSDAVRGVMRRANKKQKGTYWVAPKDDGGFSSIKAGQNFYVNKDGRIVICFDKYEVAPGSSGCPEIELDMKELAPWLKAE, via the coding sequence ATGCGCAAAACTCCCAAATATCTCGCCGCGGCCGCAGCGCTGCTGCTCGCCGCATCGGCCGGAACCGGCGCCGCCTCCGCGCGCGAGATAAACGTGCAGGTCTCGTCCCTCGGCGTCTACGAATCGAAATACGAGGGATGCGAAGCGCGCATCGTTACGCCGCTCGTAACCGGCCTCGCTATGGATTCCATACAAAAAGAGGTCAACACCATGCTTGCCGAAAAAGCGCTCGAGATGCAGGAACGCTACGAGCTCGAGGTAATAGAGCTCATGGACGATCCTTTCGCGGGGCGCGGCGCGCACACCGGCTGGCTGATGGATTACAGGATAATCGACGGAGACCCGCGATTCCTCACGCTCGACGTGGTGGAGATGAACACCGTCGGCTCATCCTCAACGAAGCGCACGATAATGAACTTCGACCGCGAAACCGGAATGCCGGTGACGCTCGGAGAATTCTTCAATCCGCGCGCGAACTACGTGAAGGTCGTGAGCGACGCAGTCAGAGGCGTCATGCGCCGCGCCAACAAGAAACAGAAGGGAACCTACTGGGTTGCGCCCAAGGACGACGGAGGCTTCTCATCGATAAAGGCCGGCCAGAACTTCTACGTAAACAAGGACGGGCGGATCGTGATATGCTTCGACAAGTACGAGGTCGCCCCCGGCTCAAGCGGCTGCCCGGAGATAGAGCTCGACATGAAGGAGCTCGCCCCGTGGCTCAAGGCCGAATGA
- the nhaC gene encoding Na+/H+ antiporter NhaC, translating into MPNNEVKQTEKRKPTLALSVLMLAIAAALILSGVVIYGQDVHIMLIFSAIAVGAVGILYLKYSYAELEQGIIEGIMTTMQACLILYTVGVLIGTWIHSGVVPTMIYYGLSILSPSIFLFATLVICSIVSLATGTSWGTSGTVGIALLGIAIGLGIPAPLTVGVIVSGAYAGDKMSPLSDTTNLAPAVSGTDLFQHIRAMCWTTGPTWLIVAIITIVLGFNYAGGTLDYAKIGGIQDVISKEFWVSPVALLAPIAVIVLSALRKPALPSLWAGVFIAAAFMFIEGYDYGAVLNVMQNGYTPTVSAELAEAADEAALAALLAKHGLTLDVSIAKEVGNDIVELMSAGGLQSMNWTVSLIICAFVFGSAMNVCGFIKAILEAVASRVRSVGGLILSVVISCLVCNFFLGDQYLGIAMPGTMYKETFDKMGLHPRMLSRTLEDSGTLTSVLVPWNTCGAYHAQLFNLSVAEFGPYAFLNWMNPVIAVLMTYLGIGIFWRGKDGEPVRGGKTRPPELA; encoded by the coding sequence ATGCCAAACAACGAGGTGAAACAGACCGAAAAGAGAAAACCGACTTTGGCGCTTTCCGTCCTGATGCTGGCTATAGCCGCCGCCCTCATACTCTCCGGCGTCGTCATCTACGGTCAGGACGTGCACATAATGCTGATTTTCAGCGCTATCGCCGTCGGAGCCGTCGGCATTCTTTATCTGAAGTATTCTTACGCGGAGCTCGAACAGGGCATTATCGAGGGCATCATGACGACGATGCAGGCGTGCCTCATCCTCTATACCGTCGGCGTGCTCATCGGGACGTGGATTCACTCCGGCGTCGTGCCCACGATGATCTATTACGGGCTGTCGATTCTTTCTCCGTCCATATTCCTTTTTGCGACGCTCGTCATCTGTTCCATTGTTTCGCTCGCTACGGGTACGTCGTGGGGAACGTCCGGCACGGTGGGCATCGCGCTGCTCGGCATAGCGATAGGCCTCGGCATCCCAGCGCCGCTCACTGTCGGCGTCATAGTGTCCGGGGCCTACGCGGGCGATAAGATGTCACCGCTTTCCGACACGACGAACCTCGCGCCCGCCGTCTCGGGCACGGACCTTTTCCAGCATATCCGAGCGATGTGCTGGACTACGGGGCCGACGTGGCTGATCGTCGCGATCATCACTATCGTGCTCGGCTTCAACTACGCGGGCGGCACTCTCGATTACGCAAAGATAGGCGGCATTCAGGACGTCATCTCCAAGGAGTTCTGGGTCAGCCCGGTCGCTCTGCTCGCGCCTATCGCTGTCATCGTGCTTTCCGCGCTGCGCAAGCCGGCGCTGCCGTCGCTCTGGGCCGGCGTGTTCATTGCCGCTGCTTTCATGTTCATTGAAGGCTACGATTACGGCGCTGTGCTCAACGTTATGCAGAACGGCTATACGCCGACAGTATCCGCAGAGCTCGCCGAAGCCGCCGACGAGGCCGCGCTGGCGGCGCTTCTCGCTAAGCACGGGCTGACGCTCGACGTTTCGATCGCCAAGGAAGTCGGCAACGACATCGTCGAGCTTATGTCTGCGGGCGGCCTCCAGTCGATGAACTGGACGGTCTCTCTCATTATCTGCGCCTTCGTCTTCGGCTCGGCGATGAACGTCTGCGGCTTCATCAAGGCGATACTCGAAGCCGTGGCCTCTCGCGTCCGTTCCGTCGGAGGGCTCATCCTCTCCGTCGTGATCTCGTGCCTCGTCTGCAACTTCTTCCTCGGAGACCAGTATCTCGGAATCGCGATGCCCGGCACGATGTACAAAGAAACTTTCGACAAGATGGGGCTGCATCCGAGAATGCTCTCGCGCACGCTCGAAGACTCTGGCACGCTTACGTCGGTGCTCGTCCCGTGGAACACCTGCGGAGCCTACCACGCTCAGCTTTTCAATCTCTCCGTAGCCGAGTTCGGCCCCTACGCCTTCCTCAACTGGATGAACCCGGTGATCGCCGTGCTTATGACCTATCTCGGCATAGGCATCTTCTGGCGCGGCAAGGACGGCGAGCCGGTGCGCGGCGGAAAGACGCGTCCGCCGGAGCTCGCGTAG